In Trichocoleus sp., the DNA window TGCAGTTTTAGCTAGTTTCGTCTTGTCCTGTATTGCGATCGGCGGAACAGTGACGGGTTATGGTCCTTTTGTCATGAAGGCGCAAGATCCGCGTCAGGTGGTGCTGCTGCTCCAGGCATTTATTGGCGTTGTGACGGTGACTTCCCTGGTATTGGCAACCACAATGGCAGAAAGGCGTCAGGTGGAGGCTCAACTGCGGCACACCGCTGACCGCAATCGACTGCTGGCAGAAATGGGGCTACGGATTCGGCAATCTCTAGACCTGAAAACCATTCTCGACACGACCGTTCAGGAAGTGCGGCATTTCCTCCAAGCCGATCGCGTTTTTATCTGTCAGTTTGATCCGATCGGGCAGGGCAGCGTGGTGGCGGAGTCGGTTGCTCCGGGTTGGGCATCAACAGCTCACTGGACAACAGATGCCACAATTTACCCTGAAATTAAAGCCATTTTTGAGTCTGGTCGGCTCAGCATTATTGATGACACCAATCTGCTAGAGTCTTCTCCCTTCGTCAAGTCTTACCATCGGCAGTATCAGGTGAGAGCCAGTATTGCAGTGCCGCTGTTCCTGAATCCCAAGTCTGAGATTTGCCCCAACTTCCAGCCCGATGCAGATTCTCCCTGTTTATTTGGCATTTTGATTGCGAATCAGTGTGGCATGCCGCGTCAATGGGAACCGATGGAAATTGAACTGCTAGAACAACTGGGAACGCAAGTGACGATCGCGATTCAGCAAGCCCAGCTTTATCAGCAAGTGCAGTCTCTCAATGCCAACCTGGAACAACAGGTGACTGAAAGAACATTGCAGCTTCAGGCAAACATGGCAGAAATGGAGCAGTTGAATCAACTCCGCGATCTGCTGATTCATGCCATTGCCCACGATCTCCGCACCACAGTCATGGGAACGCTGATGGTTTTGCAAAACCTCCAGAAACAGCCTGGTGATCAGATCCCGATCGGACGCTCACTACTAGAGCGAATGGTGCAGTCTGGAGATGTCCAGCTCAACAAACTCAATGCGCTGCTGGAGGCATACCAGAACCAAACAGAGGGTGTTGTGCTTCAGCCCCAAACGGTTGATCTATCTGCCCTGCTCTGCTCTGTCATCACCGAACTTCAGCCCCTACTGACGCAAAATCAGGTCACGCTCGAGCGCCAGATTCCCGCAGACCTACCGCCCATCTCAGCCGACAGCACCAAAATTCGTCGAGTCATCAGTCAACTCTTAACCAACGCCATTAAGCACAATCCACCCGGAATTCAGATCACCCTACAGCTGAAAGTTGAATCGGGAATGCTGGTCTGCATTGTCGAAGACAACGGCAAAGGCATCAACGTTTCAGATTGCCCTCGTCTATTTGATCTTAGAATTGGACGCTGCGACGATCGAAAACTTGCTGGGATCAGTCTAGGACTTTCGCTCTGCCACCAAATCATCACCGCTCACCAGGGAACGATCGGGGTCAATAGTATTCCGGGAACCGGATCGCAATTCTGGTTTAAGTTGCCGACGGGAAAAGGGATCTCAGCGTGAAAAGAGATTCACAATTGCCTACCCTACCCTACCTTGCATTCATCGCCCCACTGTACCAACGCAGCAAAATTCGAGCGAGTCGATCGGGGTTATGGCGCACCAGTCCAGTACCCTCTTCTTCGTCCATCACGTTAGCGACGATCGCTCTGCGTCCCAACTGCATCACCGCTTCACGATCAAAGTAGACCGGATGAGAGCCTTCCTGCGCGTAGCGAATCAGGGCATTGGCGGAAGGGGAAATTTTCTGGACGAGAACGGCATCAAATAGGCGAGTGCCAATCATTCGATCGAGGGTACGAATGTGATCGGAGACGGTAAAGCCATCTGTTTCGCCAGGCTGGGTCATGATGTTGCAGACATAAATCCGCAGTGCTTTGGAGCGAGCGATCGAGGCGGTAATGTCGGGAACCAGCATATTCGGGATGATACTGGTGTAGAGCGATCCGGGTCCAATAATGATGTAGTCGGCTTCTTCGATCGCCTGGAGTGCCTTGGGGAGTGCCGGAGGATTTGCTGGAGTACAGCCAATTCGGACAATTTTGCCGCCTGCTTCTGTAATGTTTGATTCGCCTTCGATATGCCTGCCATCTGCCAGGTCTGCCCAAAGCCGCACATCGGCTAAAGTTGCGGGAAGCACCTGACCTCGAACTGCCAACACTTTAGAACTGGCTGCGATCGCTTTTTCCAGATCTCGATCGGTCACTTCGCTCATGGCAGTTAAAAATAAGTTGCCAAAGCTATGCCCGACTAAGCCATCTCCTGCCTGAAAGCGATATTGAAACAATTCTGTCATCAGCTTTTCTTCGTCTGCCAGGGCTGCCAGACAGTTGCGAATGTCGCCTGGTGGCAAAACGCCAATTTCACGCCGTAGCCGTCCCGACGACCCGCCATCATCTGCAACTGTAACGATCGCCGTAATGTTGGCACTGTAGCTTTTCAGCCCTCTCAGCAGCGTCGATAAACCTGTGCCGCCCCCAAGCACAACAATTTTCGGCCCTCGATTCAGGCGACGATGATTCATGAGGCGATCGATCAGCTCGACGTCTCCTTCTGGCATTAAAACTTCGGTGATGGCTCCGAAACTGCGCGACTGCCCCCAGAGAATTAGCAAGAACCCGGCAATAATCACCAGTGGCCCACTGATGTAATTGGGTAATAGCGTGGTGATCACCCGCAACATCTCACGGGTAAGCTCAATTAAATAATAAATGGGAGTCAAGTTTGACCAGACTGCTAAGCCAAGCCCAATACAAACGATTCCAGCAGCACTGATAAACAGCCAGCGTTTGACAAACAAACCAGGAGCCAGCCACTTAAACCACTGATTGACGCGCGTCGGGGTTCGATAGCGTGATTCTTGCTTCAAGACGAGCAATGCCTGTTTGATAAGACCGATTGACATGGTTAGCTCAGTGCAGGGAAATGAAGAGTCGGAGCAGCAGAGGGCGACTTTCAGCGATTCGCAAGGAGTTGGGCAATTGCGTCACCATTGACACAGAAGAATTCAACCCTACCTCGTAAACCTGAGTAACTTTAGCAACTCTTCAGCAAGTTGGAACGGCGTCAGTAACATTTTCAAATTCAACATGCAGGGAACTTTAGGAGTCAACTTCTACACTACAGATTGAGGATGATAGATTCCGGAATTGTTTAATGTGACATTG includes these proteins:
- a CDS encoding MASE1 domain-containing protein, yielding MEATNVTDVKAGSGNPSLMKLSKWQYGLAIGATALAYFWVAKLSLALLNLQVEASPIWIPAGIGVAALLWFGRRMWVGIALGLFLLNHSMMAPWLLSAGSMLGSTLQALAGVSLLRWAEVRPSFDRLRDVLGFVGLAVLVAPLISATIGTSIAYGVGHIRWSEVGQNWWTVWLGDGMGILVFTPVLLLVGQWLTKRHSENHAVQVDRSWQSLSEKLHQNLERGLWLAMLVSGSWAIFYSHPTKAVALYPLEYLPFPIVIWAALRFGQAGAVLASFVLSCIAIGGTVTGYGPFVMKAQDPRQVVLLLQAFIGVVTVTSLVLATTMAERRQVEAQLRHTADRNRLLAEMGLRIRQSLDLKTILDTTVQEVRHFLQADRVFICQFDPIGQGSVVAESVAPGWASTAHWTTDATIYPEIKAIFESGRLSIIDDTNLLESSPFVKSYHRQYQVRASIAVPLFLNPKSEICPNFQPDADSPCLFGILIANQCGMPRQWEPMEIELLEQLGTQVTIAIQQAQLYQQVQSLNANLEQQVTERTLQLQANMAEMEQLNQLRDLLIHAIAHDLRTTVMGTLMVLQNLQKQPGDQIPIGRSLLERMVQSGDVQLNKLNALLEAYQNQTEGVVLQPQTVDLSALLCSVITELQPLLTQNQVTLERQIPADLPPISADSTKIRRVISQLLTNAIKHNPPGIQITLQLKVESGMLVCIVEDNGKGINVSDCPRLFDLRIGRCDDRKLAGISLGLSLCHQIITAHQGTIGVNSIPGTGSQFWFKLPTGKGISA
- a CDS encoding gluconeogenesis factor YvcK family protein, producing the protein MSIGLIKQALLVLKQESRYRTPTRVNQWFKWLAPGLFVKRWLFISAAGIVCIGLGLAVWSNLTPIYYLIELTREMLRVITTLLPNYISGPLVIIAGFLLILWGQSRSFGAITEVLMPEGDVELIDRLMNHRRLNRGPKIVVLGGGTGLSTLLRGLKSYSANITAIVTVADDGGSSGRLRREIGVLPPGDIRNCLAALADEEKLMTELFQYRFQAGDGLVGHSFGNLFLTAMSEVTDRDLEKAIAASSKVLAVRGQVLPATLADVRLWADLADGRHIEGESNITEAGGKIVRIGCTPANPPALPKALQAIEEADYIIIGPGSLYTSIIPNMLVPDITASIARSKALRIYVCNIMTQPGETDGFTVSDHIRTLDRMIGTRLFDAVLVQKISPSANALIRYAQEGSHPVYFDREAVMQLGRRAIVANVMDEEEGTGLVRHNPDRLARILLRWYSGAMNAR